The following proteins are co-located in the Maridesulfovibrio ferrireducens genome:
- a CDS encoding sensor histidine kinase KdpD produces the protein MFLDNETIHIDESSEGIWSLVDVLLEEVNEEFNLSASILMKCQTAHSCSLLSCSNIDKSPLEGGEKQLVFRLIDECAKHYKGPHVHKISDDLLKKITPLIKRRNAVNQILFIPFKLSSEFFIAIAFQGNASLKELPQSLAPRFSEIILLSKKVSDMDDLISRLHTLENYVKEVGHDFASSVQSTLPKLNNVIKGLYEGPMAIDKIKEAKNEIWAAYRYASNLGLVVDPNYSITNGNHFNFIDVVDNVLNQYQSEIDERHIKVTVECNLPSLNVWGDDEAIASAVSHYLINAIKYSFGSSTIYIYINDVRSEVEFKIRNKGMRLNRDESPNLWKCGFRGRNAYERHVNGCGIGLYTIKKIIEGHGGNVCCRNIHEDQVEFSFQIPKDKIFMKKLL, from the coding sequence ATGTTCTTAGATAATGAAACTATTCACATTGACGAAAGCTCTGAGGGAATATGGAGCTTAGTCGACGTTTTACTAGAAGAAGTTAATGAAGAATTCAACTTATCGGCGTCAATCCTTATGAAATGCCAAACAGCACACAGTTGTAGCCTCTTATCTTGCTCTAACATTGACAAATCTCCCCTTGAAGGAGGCGAAAAACAACTAGTCTTTCGGCTCATCGATGAATGTGCAAAACATTATAAAGGGCCACACGTCCATAAAATTAGTGACGACCTTTTAAAAAAAATAACCCCCCTAATCAAACGTAGAAACGCTGTTAATCAAATACTATTTATTCCATTTAAACTTTCTTCAGAATTTTTTATTGCTATAGCCTTTCAGGGAAATGCCTCGTTAAAAGAACTCCCACAATCTTTAGCCCCACGATTTTCAGAAATAATTCTCCTTTCTAAAAAAGTTTCTGACATGGATGATCTAATTAGCAGACTCCATACTTTAGAAAATTATGTAAAAGAAGTAGGACATGACTTTGCGAGCTCAGTTCAATCCACGTTACCGAAATTGAATAATGTTATAAAAGGGCTATACGAAGGTCCTATGGCTATAGACAAAATTAAAGAAGCTAAAAATGAAATATGGGCAGCATATAGATATGCATCGAATCTAGGACTTGTTGTAGACCCTAACTACTCTATTACAAATGGAAATCACTTTAACTTTATCGACGTCGTCGATAATGTTTTAAATCAATATCAAAGCGAGATTGATGAAAGACATATTAAAGTCACGGTTGAATGCAATTTACCAAGTCTTAATGTTTGGGGAGACGATGAAGCCATAGCAAGCGCCGTTAGCCACTATCTTATAAACGCAATCAAATACTCTTTCGGATCATCTACTATTTACATATATATCAATGATGTAAGATCTGAGGTTGAATTCAAAATACGTAACAAAGGCATGAGACTCAACAGAGACGAATCTCCCAACCTCTGGAAGTGTGGGTTTAGAGGACGTAACGCATATGAAAGGCATGTTAACGGCTGTGGCATTGGACTTTATACGATAAAAAAAATCATTGAAGGCCATGGTGGTAATGTTTGTTGCCGCAATATCCATGAAGACCAAGTTGAATTTTCTTTTCAAATTCCTAAAGACAAAATCTTTATGAAAAAATTGTTATAA
- a CDS encoding DegQ family serine endoprotease — MNSKRILGIFTLITVLLLPMSAIANGLPSFAGLAKKCGPAVVNINTVKMVEVSSNPMQDMFKFHGNNKGGNNPFEDFFKQFDDRFKGNEPKHKQKQGSLGSGFIISADGYIVTNNHVVASADEIKVKLQNDGRDYPAKLIGLDKETDLALLKIEPGKKLPFLTFANSKQANVGEWVLAIGNPFGLGHTVTKGIISAKGRIIGAGPFDNFIQTDASINPGNSGGPLIDMKGQVVGINTAIVASGQGIGFAIPSNMAENVIQQLKTDHKVSRGWLGVTIQDADENTAKALGLSRKTGALVSSVTAGDPAAKGGMKVGDVILEIDGAKIDDTNDLLRTVAALLPGKTIVAQVWRKGQKKNLTITLGERNGKTTVSAEKFAPKAKKETIDQLGLVVRKVDREVEAKALGLEKMEGLLVIEVQQGTPADEAAIAVGDVILEANQHQVNTLAELREIINTEGKSRGLVMLLIKRQGRNIFRTIELAPKK; from the coding sequence ATGAATTCAAAACGTATTTTAGGTATTTTCACTCTTATCACCGTACTGTTACTGCCAATGTCTGCCATTGCAAACGGGCTTCCCTCTTTTGCTGGACTCGCAAAAAAATGCGGCCCCGCTGTTGTTAACATCAACACGGTTAAGATGGTGGAAGTAAGCAGCAACCCCATGCAGGATATGTTTAAATTTCATGGGAACAACAAAGGCGGAAACAATCCATTTGAAGATTTTTTCAAACAATTTGATGATAGATTCAAAGGAAACGAGCCTAAACATAAACAAAAGCAGGGTTCTCTTGGGTCCGGCTTTATTATTTCCGCTGATGGCTACATTGTAACCAATAACCATGTTGTTGCTTCAGCTGATGAAATAAAAGTTAAACTTCAGAACGACGGTCGTGATTATCCGGCAAAACTGATCGGACTGGATAAAGAAACCGACCTTGCTCTACTCAAAATAGAACCGGGTAAAAAACTGCCCTTCCTGACTTTTGCCAATTCTAAACAGGCAAATGTGGGAGAATGGGTTCTTGCCATCGGTAACCCCTTCGGATTGGGACATACCGTAACTAAAGGTATCATCAGTGCCAAGGGACGTATTATCGGAGCAGGCCCTTTTGATAACTTCATTCAGACCGATGCCAGCATCAACCCCGGCAACAGCGGTGGACCTCTCATTGATATGAAAGGACAAGTCGTCGGCATTAATACTGCGATAGTTGCCAGCGGTCAGGGAATAGGCTTTGCCATTCCGAGTAACATGGCTGAAAATGTTATCCAGCAGCTTAAGACCGATCATAAAGTAAGCAGAGGCTGGCTCGGCGTAACAATTCAGGATGCCGACGAAAATACTGCCAAAGCTCTCGGACTTTCCAGAAAGACCGGAGCTCTGGTCAGCTCCGTTACTGCCGGAGATCCTGCTGCAAAAGGCGGCATGAAAGTCGGTGATGTAATTCTAGAAATTGACGGTGCTAAAATTGATGACACAAACGACCTTCTACGCACAGTCGCAGCACTGCTTCCGGGCAAAACAATTGTAGCTCAGGTCTGGCGCAAAGGTCAGAAAAAGAACCTGACCATCACTCTTGGAGAAAGAAACGGTAAAACGACCGTTTCCGCTGAAAAGTTCGCACCGAAAGCTAAAAAAGAAACAATCGATCAACTCGGTCTTGTCGTCCGTAAAGTTGATCGTGAAGTGGAAGCAAAAGCTTTAGGCTTAGAAAAAATGGAAGGATTACTTGTTATCGAAGTACAGCAGGGAACTCCCGCAGACGAAGCTGCAATTGCGGTGGGAGATGTAATACTTGAAGCAAATCAACATCAGGTAAACACCCTTGCCGAATTGCGTGAGATCATAAACACCGAAGGTAAAAGCCGCGGACTAGTGATGTTGCTTATTAAGAGACAAGGCAGAAACATCTTCCGCACCATAGAACTTGCTCCTAAGAAGTAA
- the ispE gene encoding 4-(cytidine 5'-diphospho)-2-C-methyl-D-erythritol kinase: protein MKLFMNNTATILTAPAKVNLYLKIVGKREDGYHELDTLFLPFPALADTLAITEKAEGCTIHCDDFDLPAEDNLIYKAWDKYAKATGFRPGLHIELTKRTPTGAGLGGGSSDAATMLRFLNSHPQSPGMAHDELNKLATGLGADVPFFLLDGPAWAKGIGEVLTPCEVDLSGLTALLVCPDVHVNTAWAYKAWSTVVRTENLQKKDSFYLTTSHCSNNKASSKTRVTLFNDFEQVVLPEFSVIRETKEYLLKSGACGAVMSGSGASIISFFRTKNLAEQVSSELKAHNVDSVIHTFY, encoded by the coding sequence ATGAAGCTGTTCATGAACAACACCGCAACCATTCTTACAGCCCCGGCAAAGGTGAATCTCTACCTCAAAATTGTCGGAAAAAGAGAAGACGGCTATCATGAGCTGGACACTCTTTTCCTTCCTTTTCCAGCACTTGCAGACACTCTTGCAATCACGGAAAAGGCTGAAGGTTGTACAATTCATTGTGATGATTTTGATCTTCCGGCGGAAGACAACCTTATTTATAAAGCATGGGATAAATATGCAAAAGCGACCGGATTCAGACCCGGACTGCATATAGAATTGACCAAAAGAACTCCCACAGGCGCCGGTCTGGGAGGTGGCAGTTCCGATGCCGCGACAATGTTGCGATTTTTAAACTCTCACCCGCAAAGCCCGGGCATGGCCCATGATGAACTTAACAAACTTGCCACCGGACTCGGCGCAGATGTACCTTTTTTCCTACTGGACGGCCCCGCATGGGCTAAGGGAATAGGAGAAGTTTTAACCCCCTGCGAAGTAGACCTTTCAGGACTGACAGCACTGCTTGTCTGCCCGGATGTCCATGTTAATACAGCATGGGCTTATAAGGCATGGAGCACTGTCGTCAGAACGGAAAATCTGCAAAAAAAAGATTCATTTTACTTGACAACATCACACTGTAGTAATAACAAAGCGTCCTCCAAAACGAGGGTAACTTTGTTTAACGATTTTGAGCAAGTTGTCCTTCCTGAGTTTTCTGTTATAAGGGAAACAAAGGAATATCTGCTGAAAAGCGGAGCCTGCGGAGCAGTTATGAGCGGAAGCGGAGCAAGCATAATATCCTTTTTCAGGACTAAAAACTTAGCTGAGCAAGTTTCTTCCGAATTAAAAGCTCACAATGTAGACTCCGTGATTCATACTTTTTATTAA
- a CDS encoding methylated-DNA--[protein]-cysteine S-methyltransferase — MIYYTQFKTRLWEIILVGNELGLSNLHMVTEAGKRNFKISVNWQRNDSFFETIKEQILEYFAGQRKQFDITLNPQGTDFQKRVWEQLYAIPFGEIRTYKDIAIAIGNEKASRAVGMANSKNPLPLIVPCHRVIGSNGKLTGFAHGLKAKEQLLKLENNTLR, encoded by the coding sequence ATGATATATTACACTCAATTCAAGACTCGTTTATGGGAGATAATCCTAGTAGGTAACGAATTAGGACTTTCTAACCTGCACATGGTCACTGAGGCGGGTAAACGGAACTTCAAAATTTCGGTAAATTGGCAACGAAACGATTCCTTTTTTGAAACAATCAAGGAACAAATACTTGAATACTTTGCCGGACAACGAAAACAATTCGACATCACTTTGAATCCACAAGGTACTGATTTTCAAAAACGAGTTTGGGAACAACTTTACGCCATCCCTTTCGGAGAAATACGAACATACAAAGATATTGCCATTGCCATAGGTAATGAAAAAGCCTCCAGAGCCGTGGGAATGGCTAATTCAAAAAACCCTCTTCCACTCATTGTACCTTGCCATCGTGTAATTGGCAGCAACGGCAAATTGACAGGCTTTGCGCACGGACTGAAAGCCAAAGAACAATTACTTAAACTTGAAAACAACACATTAAGATAA
- a CDS encoding alpha/beta hydrolase, translated as MQPIRLFTASILCLTVALCLSASIAFAAGEDDFDAHESFAKLHFNDTEMDFAFALILGATMNHGCEIGEAFYTASNIKEGNAASWQKEWINMAQRVKARGEKSLTEGHKVSAREQFQRASYYYRASLISMMPDDPRFKKTALQSRELLKKAGMLFNPPLEYIEIPFEGTILPGYYRKASNSNNPAKTLIMLGGGETFAEDLIFYIAPQAYARGYNFITVDLPGQGLLPLEGKVFRADANVPIKEVIDYVLNKPETDPEKLAAYGMSGGGGFVPITAVNDPRLKAIAMNSAVVDAYPLFASMPVASATEDIVKTWSSFKQNTVKSIAWRWGVEMNNIPGLVPANKGFAFDPAKVTCPALIIVGEGEYSNEEVKRQQKLCFKKLPNKQKKFVVTPTNEGASNHCITENRSVMSQVVFDFFDDVFK; from the coding sequence ATGCAACCTATCAGACTTTTTACAGCTTCTATCTTGTGCCTGACTGTTGCCCTGTGCCTATCGGCAAGCATAGCCTTTGCCGCCGGAGAGGACGATTTTGACGCACATGAATCCTTCGCCAAACTTCATTTTAATGACACAGAAATGGATTTTGCCTTTGCCTTGATCTTAGGCGCAACTATGAACCACGGTTGCGAAATAGGCGAAGCATTCTATACAGCCTCGAACATCAAAGAAGGTAATGCTGCAAGCTGGCAAAAAGAATGGATAAACATGGCGCAGCGTGTTAAAGCCAGAGGTGAAAAATCTCTTACAGAAGGACATAAAGTCAGCGCACGGGAACAATTTCAGCGTGCATCATATTATTACCGCGCTTCACTGATTTCTATGATGCCGGATGATCCCAGATTTAAAAAGACAGCGCTTCAAAGTAGAGAACTCCTAAAAAAAGCAGGAATGCTCTTTAATCCGCCATTGGAATATATTGAAATACCTTTCGAAGGAACAATCCTTCCCGGCTACTATCGCAAAGCAAGCAACAGCAATAACCCTGCAAAAACACTCATAATGCTCGGCGGAGGAGAAACTTTTGCCGAAGATCTTATTTTTTATATTGCCCCTCAAGCTTATGCACGCGGTTACAATTTTATCACAGTAGACCTCCCCGGACAGGGGTTGCTCCCGCTTGAAGGAAAAGTTTTCCGTGCAGACGCCAATGTACCGATCAAAGAAGTTATTGATTATGTACTGAACAAACCGGAAACTGATCCCGAAAAACTTGCCGCATACGGCATGAGCGGTGGAGGAGGATTTGTTCCGATAACCGCTGTCAACGATCCCCGCTTAAAAGCTATTGCTATGAACAGTGCAGTGGTCGATGCCTACCCTCTTTTCGCATCAATGCCCGTTGCTTCTGCAACCGAAGACATCGTAAAAACATGGTCATCGTTCAAACAAAACACTGTCAAATCAATTGCTTGGCGCTGGGGCGTTGAGATGAACAATATCCCGGGGCTTGTTCCGGCAAATAAGGGATTCGCATTTGATCCTGCAAAAGTAACCTGCCCGGCACTGATTATTGTCGGCGAAGGTGAATATTCTAATGAAGAAGTTAAAAGACAGCAGAAACTCTGCTTCAAAAAACTCCCGAACAAGCAAAAGAAATTCGTCGTGACTCCAACAAATGAAGGAGCATCCAACCACTGCATCACTGAAAACAGAAGTGTGATGAGCCAAGTTGTGTTTGATTTCTTCGATGATGTTTTTAAATAA
- a CDS encoding FkbM family methyltransferase: MDSELIHEFIGQIEKETVEQFQEVENLFCSRDFSLVKIGDWFAVKFTPTLGYLPVWKYNPMTRYSFQHKAWECKIGKARFLTSACPFFEFVCELRGYTLPGTIAADSVVVDAGPWNGISGMYFSAVAEKGKVVFLEPDKQSADFIDSDIDKNGFTNCELVRKALYSKSGEVGFKHKSGGESCVDAADSDTVQAITLDDLVAEHAPEGVDFFKIDIEGAEVEIADDLARYIRENQQSWAAIASYHEVGDVRASSLLEASFAAYPDLVFKTAYPYHETTFVANVKNNVVAQNIKKMTSFAVGWKAIDKDVARQGG, translated from the coding sequence ATGGATAGCGAGTTGATTCATGAATTTATAGGCCAGATCGAAAAAGAAACTGTTGAACAGTTCCAAGAAGTGGAGAACTTATTTTGTTCAAGGGATTTTTCACTTGTCAAAATAGGGGACTGGTTTGCAGTAAAGTTTACACCGACTTTAGGATATTTGCCGGTTTGGAAATATAATCCCATGACTCGCTACTCCTTTCAGCACAAAGCGTGGGAATGCAAGATAGGAAAAGCTCGTTTTTTGACATCCGCATGCCCTTTTTTTGAATTTGTGTGTGAACTTAGAGGATACACGCTGCCCGGAACCATTGCAGCGGATTCTGTTGTTGTGGATGCCGGACCGTGGAACGGTATTTCAGGAATGTATTTCAGCGCAGTTGCTGAGAAAGGAAAGGTTGTTTTTCTTGAGCCTGACAAGCAAAGCGCTGATTTTATAGATTCTGATATTGATAAAAACGGATTCACCAATTGTGAACTTGTCAGGAAGGCCCTTTACAGCAAAAGTGGTGAAGTAGGATTTAAGCACAAGTCCGGCGGGGAAAGTTGTGTTGATGCGGCGGATTCAGACACCGTACAAGCTATAACTTTGGATGATTTAGTTGCTGAACATGCACCTGAGGGAGTTGATTTTTTCAAAATAGACATAGAAGGCGCAGAGGTCGAAATTGCAGATGATCTCGCTCGCTATATTCGTGAAAATCAGCAATCATGGGCGGCTATCGCTTCATATCATGAAGTGGGGGATGTGAGAGCATCCAGCCTCTTAGAGGCAAGCTTTGCCGCGTATCCTGATTTGGTCTTTAAAACAGCCTATCCGTATCATGAAACAACTTTTGTCGCTAACGTAAAGAATAACGTTGTTGCTCAGAATATTAAGAAAATGACAAGCTTCGCTGTCGGCTGGAAGGCTATTGATAAGGATGTTGCGCGACAGGGGGGATGA